Proteins encoded by one window of Streptomyces clavuligerus:
- a CDS encoding SDR family oxidoreductase: MSSPDPQVRGARNRSTPSPGGGPAGRGPVVAVTGAATGVGDLLTRRLAASEEIKQVVAIDERRGDVSEAHWHILDVRDPAIAEKLRGADVVVHLALDLDLETDSAARTAYNVRGTQTVLTAAAAAGVRRVVLCTSAMVYGALPENDIPLSEDAELRATAEATGVGDLLEIERLGRRAPRAHPGLNVTVVRPAVLVGGGSDTALTRYFESPRLLVVAGSRPTWQFCHVDDLVSALEYAALEKVDGELAVGCDGWLEQDEVEELSGIRRMELPSAVALGAAARLHRIGLTPSPAGDLAYTMHPWVVSVSRLHDAGWRPRWTNEDVLAALLEEVEGRHTVAGRRLGRKDATAAGAAGATVALLGTAALVRRARKARRRI; this comes from the coding sequence GTGAGTTCCCCAGATCCGCAGGTTCGCGGAGCGCGAAACCGCTCAACCCCGTCCCCCGGCGGCGGGCCCGCAGGACGCGGCCCCGTCGTCGCGGTCACGGGTGCCGCCACGGGCGTGGGCGATCTGCTCACACGGCGGCTCGCCGCGTCCGAAGAGATCAAGCAGGTCGTGGCGATCGACGAGCGCCGGGGCGACGTCTCCGAGGCGCACTGGCACATCCTCGACGTCCGGGACCCGGCGATCGCGGAGAAGCTGCGCGGCGCCGATGTCGTGGTGCACCTCGCACTCGACCTCGACCTGGAGACAGATTCAGCCGCCCGGACCGCGTACAACGTACGGGGAACGCAGACCGTCCTGACGGCGGCGGCAGCGGCCGGAGTGCGGCGGGTGGTCCTGTGCACCTCCGCGATGGTCTACGGAGCGCTGCCGGAGAACGACATTCCGCTGTCGGAGGACGCCGAGCTGCGGGCGACGGCCGAGGCCACCGGCGTGGGCGACCTCCTGGAGATCGAACGCCTGGGGCGCCGGGCGCCCCGTGCCCACCCCGGGCTCAATGTGACCGTGGTCCGGCCCGCCGTCCTGGTCGGCGGGGGCAGTGACACCGCGCTGACCCGCTACTTCGAGTCCCCGCGGCTGCTCGTCGTCGCCGGGTCCCGCCCCACCTGGCAGTTCTGCCATGTCGACGACCTGGTGAGCGCGCTGGAGTACGCCGCCCTGGAGAAGGTGGACGGGGAGCTGGCCGTCGGCTGCGACGGCTGGCTGGAACAGGACGAGGTCGAGGAGCTGAGCGGCATCCGGCGGATGGAGCTGCCCTCGGCCGTGGCGCTGGGTGCCGCGGCCCGGCTGCACCGCATCGGTCTCACCCCGTCACCGGCCGGTGACCTCGCGTACACCATGCACCCCTGGGTGGTGAGCGTGAGCCGCCTCCACGATGCGGGCTGGCGTCCCCGCTGGACCAACGAGGACGTGCTGGCTGCGCTCCTGGAGGAGGTCGAGGGCCGGCACACGGTCGCGGGCCGCAGGCTGGGCCGCAAGGACGCGACGGCGGCGGGCGCGGCCGGTGCGACGGTCGCCCTGCTCGGCACGGCGGCGCTGGTACGGCGGGCCCGCAAGGCCCGACGGCGGATCTGA
- a CDS encoding zinc-dependent metalloprotease produces the protein MSDTPFGFGLPPEEPENGDEGKKKDPAGGGHGPGGSSPVNPFGFGPGAGGADNPFASMFGALNPADLGAAFQQLGQMLSYEGGPVNWDMAKQIARQTVSQGTADGTKDASVGPAERTAVEEALRLADLWLDGVTSLPSGASTAVAWSRAEWVEETLPAWQQLADPVAERVGMAMGSVLPEEMQAMAGPLIGMMRSMGGAMFGQQIGQAVGVLAGEVVGSTDIGLPLGPAGKAALLPLNVDALGKDLGVPREEVRLYLALREAAHQRLFAHVPWLRSHLFGAVEGYARGITVDTSKLEDVVGQFDPTHPEQLQEALQQGMFQPEETPQQKAALARLETALALVEGWVDAVVHEAASSRLTSADALRETLRRRRASGGPAEQTFATLIGLQLRPRRLRDASRLWASLTDARGVDGRDALWEHPDMLPTATDLDDPDGFVHREHLDFSELDRMLGEAASQGSGGDRGTEGAKDVKGTKDTDGEGDDTDGARGEGGSER, from the coding sequence GTGAGTGACACCCCATTCGGATTCGGCCTTCCGCCGGAGGAGCCGGAGAACGGCGACGAAGGCAAGAAGAAGGACCCCGCCGGAGGTGGCCACGGTCCCGGCGGCTCCTCCCCGGTGAATCCCTTCGGATTCGGCCCCGGGGCCGGTGGCGCGGACAATCCGTTCGCCTCCATGTTCGGTGCGCTGAACCCCGCCGACCTGGGCGCGGCCTTCCAGCAGCTGGGCCAGATGCTCAGCTACGAGGGCGGCCCGGTGAACTGGGACATGGCCAAGCAGATCGCTCGCCAGACCGTCTCCCAGGGCACCGCGGACGGCACCAAGGACGCGAGCGTGGGCCCCGCCGAGCGGACCGCGGTCGAGGAGGCGCTGCGCCTGGCCGATCTGTGGCTGGACGGGGTGACCTCGCTGCCGTCCGGCGCGAGCACCGCCGTCGCCTGGAGCCGGGCGGAGTGGGTCGAGGAGACCCTGCCCGCCTGGCAGCAGCTCGCCGACCCGGTCGCCGAGCGGGTCGGCATGGCCATGGGCAGTGTGCTGCCCGAGGAGATGCAGGCCATGGCGGGCCCGCTGATCGGCATGATGCGCTCCATGGGCGGCGCCATGTTCGGCCAGCAGATCGGCCAGGCCGTCGGCGTGCTGGCGGGCGAGGTGGTCGGCTCCACCGACATCGGCCTGCCGCTCGGCCCCGCCGGCAAGGCCGCGCTCCTCCCGTTGAACGTGGACGCCCTGGGCAAGGACCTCGGGGTGCCGAGGGAGGAGGTCCGGCTCTATCTGGCCCTGCGCGAGGCGGCCCATCAGCGGCTCTTCGCCCATGTGCCGTGGCTGCGGTCGCACCTCTTCGGCGCGGTCGAGGGCTATGCGCGGGGGATCACCGTCGACACGTCGAAGCTGGAGGACGTGGTCGGACAGTTCGACCCCACCCACCCCGAGCAGCTTCAGGAAGCACTCCAGCAGGGCATGTTCCAGCCGGAGGAGACCCCGCAGCAGAAGGCCGCGCTGGCCCGTCTGGAGACGGCGCTCGCCCTGGTCGAGGGCTGGGTGGACGCGGTGGTCCACGAGGCGGCCTCGTCCCGGCTGACGTCGGCGGACGCGCTGCGCGAGACCCTGCGCAGGCGGCGTGCGTCCGGCGGTCCCGCCGAGCAGACCTTCGCCACCCTGATCGGTCTCCAGCTGCGTCCGCGCAGGCTGCGGGACGCCTCCCGGCTGTGGGCCTCGCTCACCGACGCCCGGGGCGTGGACGGCCGTGACGCCCTGTGGGAGCACCCGGACATGCTGCCGACCGCCACCGACCTGGACGACCCGGACGGCTTCGTCCACCGCGAGCACCTCGACTTCTCCGAGCTGGACAGGATGCTCGGGGAGGCGGCGTCCCAGGGCTCCGGCGGCGACCGGGGCACCGAGGGCGCCAAGGACGTCAAGGGCACCAAGGACACCGACGGTGAGGGCGACGACACGGACGGAGCGCGGGGCGAGGGCGGCTCCGAGCGGTGA